In one window of Leptospira sp. GIMC2001 DNA:
- a CDS encoding LemA family protein, with translation MKFLPFSKKLSIISILFLVGMVSQNCGYNKIQALDEQVNASKSEILNQYKRRADLIPGLVNIVKAYASHEKEVLQGVADARSRMGSIQMTPELMNDPAAFAKFQKSQGELSSWLSRLMMVTENYPNLKADQRFGDLQAQLEGTENRITVARNRYIAAVQEFNTTIRQFPTVLTAKMFGYDVKPNFTVENEAQITEPPAINFE, from the coding sequence ATGAAATTCCTTCCTTTCAGTAAAAAACTTTCTATAATATCCATACTGTTCCTTGTCGGTATGGTATCACAAAATTGTGGGTATAACAAAATACAAGCCTTGGATGAACAGGTCAATGCTTCCAAGTCGGAAATTTTGAACCAATACAAAAGACGAGCCGATTTGATTCCTGGTCTTGTTAATATTGTGAAGGCTTATGCTTCTCATGAAAAAGAAGTTTTGCAAGGAGTTGCGGATGCAAGATCTAGAATGGGCTCTATTCAAATGACTCCAGAACTAATGAATGATCCTGCAGCATTTGCCAAATTCCAAAAGTCCCAAGGTGAATTGAGTTCTTGGCTATCCAGACTTATGATGGTTACAGAGAATTATCCAAATCTAAAAGCGGATCAACGATTCGGTGATCTACAAGCACAATTGGAAGGCACAGAAAATCGCATAACAGTTGCTCGCAATCGCTATATCGCAGCAGTTCAAGAATTCAACACAACCATTCGACAGTTCCCGACTGTGCTCACAGCGAAGATGTTTGGTTATGATGTGAAGCCTAATTTTACTGTTGAAAACGAAGCACAAATTACTGAACCTCCAGCGATTAATTTTGAGTAG